One stretch of Miscanthus floridulus cultivar M001 chromosome 18, ASM1932011v1, whole genome shotgun sequence DNA includes these proteins:
- the LOC136522670 gene encoding UDP-glycosyltransferase 73C12-like, producing MAIEDLANGRPTANDSGGCDVKAHFVFIPLMFQGHLIPAVDTALLLATHGALASVVVTPSNTGRIRPTLDFARKSGLAVRLVELPLDLAAEGLPDGADDVDKVPPSLWTNYFRALARLREPLERHLREHAPYPTCVVADFCHPWARELAASLEVPRLSFFSMCAFCLLCQHNVERFNAYDGVADDHELVVVPGLEKRIEVSRAQAPGFFRGIPGFEKFADDTEQVLAEADGIVTNSFVEMEPEYVAGYAEARAMKVWTVGPVSLFHQRTATLASRGNTAAIGADDCLRWLDGKEPNSVVYVSFGSLAHAQPKQVVELGLGLEASGHPFIWVVKNAEQYGEEVAEFLHELEARVAGRGLLIRGWAPQVLILSHAATGSFVTHCGWNSTMEAVTAGLPVVTWPHFSDQFLNAKLAVEVLEIGVDVGVTEPLMYQLEEKEIVVARDVVEKAVRDIMHGGDEGEERRRKARGLAAKARTAVEKGGSSHANLLDLINCFKFKVDAGCRPFGTA from the coding sequence ATGGCAATAGAAGACTTAGCGAATGGCCGCCCGACGGCGAACGACAGCGGCGGCTGCGACGTCAAGGCGCACTTCGTGTTCATCCCGCTGATGTTTCAGGGACACCTGATCCCGGCGGTCGACACCGCGCTGCTGCTAGCCACCCACGGCGCTCTCGCCAGCGTCGTCGTCACCCCGTCCAACACCGGGCGGATCCGGCCGACCCTCGACTTCGCCCGAAAGTCTGGCCTGGCGGTCCGACTCGTGGAGCTCCCGCTCGACCTCGCCGCGGAAGGGCTGCCCGACGGCGCCGACGACGTCGACAAGGTGCCGCCGAGTCTCTGGACCAACTACTTCCGCGCCCTGGCGCGCCTCCGGGAGCCGCTGGAGCGGCACCTCCGCGAGCACGCGCCGTACCCGACGTGCGTCGTGGCGGACTTCTGCCACCCGTGGGCTAGGGAGCTCGCGGCGAGCCTCGAGGTCCCGCGGCTCTCTTTCTTCAGCATGTGCGCCTTCTGCCTCCTCTGCCAGCACAACGTCGAGAGGTTCAACGCGTACGACGGCGTGGCCGATGACCACGAGCTGGTCGTCGTGCCCGGTCTGGAGAAAAGGATCGAGGTGTCGAGGGCTCAGGCTCCTGGCTTCTTCCGGGGGATCCCCGGGTTCGAGAAGTTCGCGGACGATACCGAGCAAGTGCTGGCCGAGGCCGACGGCATCGTCACCAACAGCTTCGTGGAGATGGAGCCGGAGTACGTCGCCGGCTACGCGGAAGCCAGGGCGATGAAGGTGTGGACCGTCGGGCCGGTGTCTCTGTTCCACCAGCGCACTGCGACGCTGGCGTCGAGAGGGAACACCGCCGCCATCGGTGCTGACGATTGCCTCCGGTGGCTCGACGGCAAGGAGCCGAACTCCGTCGTGTACGTCAGCTTCGGGAGCCTCGCGCACGCGCAGCCGAAGCAGGTCGTGGAGCTCGGTCTCGGGCTGGAGGCTTCGGGGCACCCGTTCATCTGGGTGGTGAAGAACGCCGAGCAATACGGCGAGGAAGTGGCCGAGTTCCTACACGAGCTCGAGGCGCGCGTCGCCGGGCGCGGCCTGCTCATCAGGGGGTGGGCGCCCCAGGTGCTGATCCTGTCGCACGCAGCCACCGGCAGCTTCGTGACGCACTGCGGGTGGAACTCGACCATGGAGGCCGTCACGGCCGGGCTGCCGGTGGTGACGTGGCCGCACTTCTCAGACCAATTCTTAAACGCCAAGCTCGCTGTGGAGGTGCTGGAGATCGGCGTGGACGTCGGGGTGACGGAGCCGCTCATGTACCAGCTTGAGGAGAAGGAGATCGTGGTGGCCAGAGATGTGGTGGAGAAGGCGGTGAGGGACATCATGCACGGAGGAGACGAGGGGGAGGAGCGGAGGAGGAAGGCACGAGGGCTTGCGGCCAAGGCCAGGACTGCCGTGGAGAAAGGCGGATCGTCGCACGCGAACCTGCTGGATTTGATCAACTGCTTCAAGTTCAAGGTGGACGCGGGATGTCGTCCTTTCGGGACTGCGTGA